In Phaseolus vulgaris cultivar G19833 chromosome 3, P. vulgaris v2.0, whole genome shotgun sequence, the sequence TCAAACATGGCTGAGCAAAATTCAGGTACCATGATTCAAACATTTACGTCATTAATGTTGTTTTTCTGCTATAGTTGTGTACTACCTCCTGTTTCTAATTTTGGGTGGGTTTTTGTCTATGGGGGAGCATGGTGTGTTCAGTCTCCGCACAAGGTTTTGGGTGGATTCATGTTTTAAGTCGAAAAAGTTTTTACCATTAGTTGGTGTGTGACACATGTTAATAGAATGCATTCCCAGAATCCTGTCATCCTATCAAGTTAAGCTTTGGGACCTACACATGATATTGTTTTATGTGATTGACGGACCTACACACGAATTATGAAGTGTTTTGATCCTTCAATGAACATTCTACACAGGAAAACATATTTTacacttttaaatttttcatatgAAGTTGGAATATAATCATATAGCCTGGATAACCAGAAAAATAAGACAATAGAACTTTATTGAATACGTATaatataactaaaatataatCATTCCTCCTAATATGATATAGGTATTTTAGGTCGTGATTTTCATGTGTGCTAATCTTTTCCCCACTTTCTGAAAAACAAATTGAGTAAAAATTCCATGCCAATGCTGTAAGCCATCACTCTGTTGTATGTTTAGCTCTTGCACTCTTACAAAACCAAAGATGGATTTACCAGTGAATATACTTATGCGTTCCCTCTCTGCAGTTATCAAATGGTGTTTTTGGTGAGACCAATCAAAGCGAGTTGGCAGCATTCACATCATATGCATTGGCATTTCCGGATAATTTTCTTGCCCTTGTAGATACATATGATGTAAGTATACTGATTTTGTACTTCTTAAAAAACCATTATATATAATCTTGGCATCATTTTGCCTAGAAATGTCCAATGATTGTGGGTAAATCTTTTTATCCCTCATTTATGTCTTATGAACTAGTTCTGGTTTTTTTATGAAGATGCTGTGATTAAGAATAAAAATGGAAATACAAACTAAAAATGAATCAGTTATGGGATCTTTTGTCAATTTGACTTTGAGACACAAGTGATAGGTGATTTACGTAACTGGGAAGATGAGTGAATTATTGTGTGCTTATAAATCTGTGTAGGTATTGTAGGTACCCCCTATTTCCCATTTCTTCAAGGCTATGTATAAACTTAAGTTGCAAATTAATCAAGGACAAAGATGCATGAGCACATATACCACATACATGAGTTATCTCCTTATATATTAAGAGTTAGATTAGTTATTTGCTTAACAAATGTGAGGATGGGTGGGTAGTTTGTTCTCAATACTCAAGAGAAACTGATCACTGGTCAGTGTGCCTTCAGTTTTCAAATAAAGTGAGTATAACTCTACTGAATGGATTGTTCTTATGCAACAGAGGTACAAAGTACTGGCTGGGTGACTTGTGTTGCAAATCATACCTAAGGTGCATAAGTGATGTGATACCTATTTTACTCTTGAATATTGCAACACACATTGCCCTCCAACTTCCGCCTGCCTATCATTTTATTGTATATGCTAGCATTGAAAGTTTGTTAAGCTTTGCAAATGTGCAAACTGTTATATTGATTATTATGTCATATGTCTTTATATCAAATGACGAGGTTGCTTTTTTATGGGTTCAttctgtatttttttaaatgagttcAGCTATTTCTACGGATCATTACATTTGCATTGGTTGACAGGTGATGAGAAGTGGAGTTCCTAACTTCTGTGCAGTTGCATTAGCTCTCAATGATCTAGGGTATGTCAGGAATTATTTCATGTTATTATTATATCCAGTTGTATCCCTAAGGTTTACACTAAAATGAATTTCTTTTGTAGTTATTGTTCCCTCGTCTCTGTTGTTTCTTAGTTGGTAGGGATAcaaagtttttgttttctttttcaaatgaatGAAGAATGATATTATGTGGTAGTATTGCATAGATGTTATGGGAGGAATTAATAGCAATAGTAGCCACCAGTGGCTAGTACTAGAAGTAATGGATGTAATGGAAATCCTCATTGGGATGTTGATTGGGGATGTATTGGAAGCAATATCTAAACTCGAAGTTGTAGTTGGTTGGATATTTTTTAGCATTACTGCAAAATTTTCCTGAAAATGTTATTACATGGGCGTGCGTATGTATAATGTTTCCTCAGTTATTAGAAAATTGTCCTGTTTTTTTCTGTTACATAATTTCTATATGCAGACTGTGGTGTATATTGTTGCAAATATCTTGTTCGTTGATAAAcctttttttgtgtgttttttcttgtattaaatttttttctctccTGTTGGCAAATAATGTTAGATTATCTGTATGTTATaatgttattttcaatttgagCCTGTTGTTAATTTACTGCAGTATCTCTTCTTTCTCGCATCCTGTTCTATAACCAATAAATTATACTCCctctgttattttttttctgtctTAATTCTGGAATGTTCCTTTTTAGAATttgaataacatttatttattgtatttaccCTTAACCcttacaataatttttaaataatttacacATGGATTTATTGTGTTAGATTGAGAGAGAAAGGAGTAAAATAGAAAACTGTGCAACTATTTTATTAGGATcaagaaaatttattatatttcttagTTCCTGCAAAAGAACCTTAAAAGACAAAAAGGAACGAAGGGAGTCATGCTTTTGGCTTGAACTAATTTCTTAGTCGTGTTCATCCCCTTAGAAAAAGCTATCATTTCCAAAGAATCATATAATTTCCATTCATGGCTGAGCCTTCATGATGTACCGTGCAGATACAAAGCAGTTGGTATTAGATTGGACTCTGGTGACCTTGCATATTTGTCTTGTGAGGTCAGAAAGTTCTTTTGCTCTATTGAGAAGGAATTTGGAGTGCCTGAATTTGGGAAGCTAGCAATCACTGCAAGTAATGACCTTAATGAGGAAACCCTAGATGCTTTAAACAAACAGGTAATTAGTCAATGAAAACTGGAACTTGTTATTTCTGAACTATTGATTCACAATCAGTCTAACAATTGAGCAGTGTCTGCGTTTGCTTCTCGGCGTAGGTGTGTTCACATTGAGTAATTTCAGTGTTGCATAAAATTCTTTTATAGCTATTGCACATGATTTGTTGGTTTATACTTTATACAAATTTTCATTGCAAATTTCTCACACATTTATTTACATCTATATATCAAGGCTTGGCTTTGGTGGTGTTAATAATTTCTCCTGCTATATAAAATTGGATCTTCAAATTTTGAGTTAGTAACATGGTTGGatagttattataatatttcCCCTTCTAAAAAATGATTGAAAAATGGGTAGTTTAGTTATGTAATTTAGTAATTTTTAAGAAACGCGAGGAATACGAAACTTTGTTTTAGTTCACTGATATGGTTGCCcctaaaaaatgttatatttttggTAAGTTTTGCCTTCAAAATTGCAGTTTTGTGGGATACACACGCAACATGGTTTCCTACCATGATTTGGATGACATTAATTATTGAGTAACTGAGAACAGAAGTACTTACATAACTTTACTAACTGAAGTCACAATCTTAATCTACAAAAATGTTACCAAAAAATCTATAAACTATGGTTAATATAAACCAACTGAAGTTATTTAATCATAGGACCATGCAGCTGTTTATTGAAGAGGTAGCCATCGCTGATATTGAGGATTTATAATCaaagttttataaaaacttGATAAATAAAAAGATGTTTAAAACTGTCAGAGCGTAGGAATACTTTAAATTATCTTATCTGCCTCCTTCGTTGTGGTAAAGTGGCTACCAAGCCACTCTTTGAAACGACAACCAGCATTTCGGTTTAGCCCCAGCTCAAATTCAAAAAGCCCATAATCAGGGAATCTTAATGTCATATATATGATAGTGACCAATGCCAATACGGTACTGCTAATTTATTGAATAGAAATTATTAATAGATTTTTCTTCTCGTTGTGATAGAACATATTCATTTTCTGTGGGTGTGTGTTGAGGTTTAAAATGAAAACTCTAAAACTTTATATTGATCTTgacaaaaatgtaaatttacgCGAAGGTTATGTAGTTTCTATTTTATTGTATGGCATTTTCTCAACAGGGTCATGAGGTTGATGCCTTTGGAATTGGTACCTATCTGGTTACGTGTTACGCTCAAGCTGCATTAGGTGTTGTTTTCAAGCTGGTTGAAATAAATAATCAACCTCGTATCAAACTTTCTGAAGATGTGTCAAAGGTTTGATCATTCTAAACTGGACATGATAGTGTAATCGTCTGAttgatatttattctttatattttccGTTTCTTTATCTGTATTTAGGTCTCTATTCCATGTAAGAAGCGATGCTATAGGTTGTATGGGAAAGAAGGTTATCCCCTGGTTGACATAATGACCGGAGAAAATGAGCCCCCTCCAAAGGTATTATTTCAATGTTCTGCACCCTCCCCCAGTGGGTGTTGTTAATGTTACTTGTCAGTAATTCTGGTCAATGAGATTTCTTTTTTAGGACTGTCGCCTTGGAGTAGTAGTCTCAAGTCAGAAAAAAACTGTCATTCTTTGGTTTAAgcatttaattgtttatttgtATTAACTAAGCATTGAAGTGACTGTTTTCAGCACACTGATGAAGTGCCTAAACCAGTCATATGGGTTTCGTTGTGGGTGGATTGGATGAAAAACGGAATGCGCACTTAGTAATATAGAGGCAACTTTTGATAGAACCTCCTATAATACTGTTCTGAAAATTATGCCATATTCAATTGCtgttcttcatcctttttcATAGTATAAATCCAAATAATGGACCGACTTGGCACCATTATCTCATATTTTAGATTGTAAAGTTCCAGCATCTTGGTTTGTCAGTCTTGCTTCCAAGCAAGTTGGTTTTGCTAGTATAAAAATAAGGcctaacaattattttattatcttttatttataggTGGGAGAAAGAATCCTGTGCCGTCATCCCTTTCAAGAATCCAAGAGAGCATACGTGGTGCCACAGCAAGTTGAAGAGCTTCTGAGGTGTTACTGGCCTGGCAGTTCAGGTGAGAATAGAACTAGTTATTAATAATCATGGAGATCAGTTTATAGTATTACAAGAGTCAGTTTGAGTAAATTTCAACACAAGCACTtatgagagaaaaaagagaaagaaaaataaaacaaaggtTTCTACAAGCTAAATTAAGTTTATGCAtgagttaaaaataattttttaatatgaatctAAGCTAGtatgcttataaaaaaaatatgaagctaGTATAAAAGAGCTTctacaatttaatttatttataaattaattttagcttatggaaaaatatttctttgttctttttcttttctataagTATTTATGGAAAAATTTATCCATACATAAActaaatctatcttgtttgtatAAGATTACATCGTTTCTAAGGACAATCCCATGATTCGTTATTAACCTAGTGTATTGTAGCTTTTGAAGCTGCCACACTAACCTTCATTACCCATTTAAACTAAGAAAAGGAAGATATCGTTCCATCTGTAAATCTTACGGTTgcaaaatgtattattttatgAGTTCCTGAATGAAATGGTTATTTGTCATCTGAAAACTAGGTCGCACTCTGAAATATATAAAGTGCTTACCGGCATTTATCTACAATTCATATATtcagttttttcttttctttaccaTCTTGCTAATTCTTTtttgaagataaaaagaaaGATACTTTACCAGCTCTGAGAGACATTAGAGAGGGGTGCATCAAGCAACTAGAGATAATGCGACCTGACCACATGAGGAGGCTTAACCCAACCCCATATAAGGTCAAAAAGTTATACCTGACTCACAATTTTGGTGTTGTTTTCATCgtgattgattttttattttattttatttttatcataaataGGTCAGTGTGAGTGCAAAATTATACGACTTCATTCATTTCTTGTGGCTCAATGAGGCACCAGTTGGGGAGCTACAGTAATAAGGCAAACATAATGGCGTGCCTTGGGAAACCCTACGGGTatggcaaaagaaaaaaaaatcgaaGAAAATTCTTCATATGGTAATGCATTCAATGTGTTATGACTGTATCCAAAATAAGTTATCTGTATATTTATGTTGGTAGAACCATTATTCTTTCCAGGTCTTGATAATAATAAACCatcattttcttttgttacattACTTTGCAATCGGATTATATCTATGTTGGTAGAGCCATTTACTTGTACTATGGCAACTTGTGAAAATAAATCTCACCCTAAATTGTCATAGAATTTGTTGATAACTTCGGTATTAGAAATTATTTCTCTAGAGCAGTTGTCGTAGGTCTCAGCGATGTTACCTTGGGTAAGAGAGTgagaagaaagtaaaaaaatgaaagaagaaaaataaaatagaaaatgaaattgtttaaaaatattgaaagtgAAAAATTGAGTAAAAATTTGTGAGTAATTTAAGatgtgataatttttttatcaattagtATTAAGGGTGgacaaaaaatccaaattacaaaatccaatccataattatccatatccatattaattttaatccatttaaatggatttatttcaaattcaaatttttagattttaaatccaatccatttaattggatatggattagatataaattggatacatttttggattatccaaattgcattttgggATGGATGTCTAACCGAGCAGTCTTGGGCCCATATTGAGCTGAGTGGGTCCGAGTTGATTTCGAGTCGAGCGCGCCCGGGCCGTTGTCCAGCCGAGCTGGCCCGGGCTGATGTCAAGTCGAGCTAGCCCGGGTCGATATCGAGTCAAGCAAGTCGGGCTGATGTCAAGTCATCGGGCTTGTCCCGATGTCGAGCAGAATGGGCTAGGCCAATGTCGAGCTAAGCaagcccgggtcgatgtcgagccgaacaggcccaggccaatgtcgagtctcccgggcacgggccgatgtcgagtcgattgggcacgggccaatgtcgagccaAGCGGGCTGAGCAATGTCGAGTCTCCCAGGTCCGGGACGATGTCGAGTCGAACGGACCCGGGTCAATGTCGAGTCTCCCGGCCCGGTCAATGTCGattcgggccgatgtcgagtcaaaCGGGCTCGGATCGATGTTGAATCATCTAGGCCCAGGTCATTGTCGAGTCGTCTAGGCCCGGGCCCCTGTTGAATCATCCGGGCctgggctgatgtcgagtcgattgGGCTCAAGTCGATGTTGAGCCGAGTCGATCGGAGCCAATGTTGAGCTGAACGGGCCTGAGTCGATGTCGAGTGGAGCGGGCCTCGGTCTATGTCGAGTCGATTGGGCCCGGGTCAATGTCGAGTCTCCTATGCCCGAGTCGATGTCAAGTCAAACGGGCTCAGGCTGATGTCGAATCATCCAGGCCTGGGCCGGTGTTAAGTCATTCGGGCTCGGGCCGGTGTCGAGTCATCCGGGCTCGGGTCGGTGTCGAGTCATCTGGGCTCGGACTGATGTCGAGTTGTCCGGGCCTGGACCGATGTCGAATCGAGTTGGTCCGCGTTCAGGTTGAGTCGGTTTAGGCCTGGTTCGAGCCAAGTTAGTATGTGTCCAtaaaatggatttaatgtaattgacaaagtgaatttaatctaattaacaaaatggattgaatataaatttaattcacTTTAAATCGATTTAAAAAAGATTCATTTAATTTTGATAGTTAAAATggatatgaattttaaatccaatcgatttatttaaatttggatTGGGTCTAGATTGGATTTTGAATCCATGACCAccctaattaatatattttaaaaaattattttttctttatattataaatgaaatataattaaatgataagaaatgaatatatatttatcatATATTTTGAGTTAGAAAATCATTCTATCCTACATAAGTTGGGTAtctattttacaaaataatcaattatttgaTATTAGAATGTAAATgtaattttgtgaaaaacttgaagaaaaaaaaagttaaatataactTAGAGTTAAAcgaatttcaaattaaaataaatttctgTTATAAAATCGTAGTAGAagagaaattatattttaaaataaaaattaaaataagttactCTACTATgtactaaattttaaataagtttattttattttattcattatttcaatattataattttgattctatctctataaatagaaaatgatacaaaattgaaaattgaaaaatcgttgtatattataatataaacacgtaaaattaaataaaatactaaCAATATAATCGTACTTTAAAATTTGGGAGATGTTTTGTATTCTTTCATTACATACCCCGATGATTGGGTACaaaataaatgtaattataTTATGAGCTAAAGCTTCTTCAACCCCTTAGTTAGAGGCAATTTAAGTTAGGACTTTTAAGCTTCACTGAAAGAAAAAGAATGCTATTATGATAATTGAGACAAGTTAACCCATAAAGTAGAAACAATTTAACATCTTTAGACTAATATATTTAACAACcttatttattgtataaaaaatatttctctcttttctttgtgtgtaaattagattaaaatagaaaacataGATTTAGGTTTTCCTTCAATTACACAATTTCTAAACTCTAAATAATTTGTGTTATACACATGACGTTACTGTGgtttataaaattaacaaaacatAACACATAAATCAACATTCCTATAAACTAGTTCATATTTAAATGTTACTAATAAGTTATTATTGTCTCCTCtatctattttcaattttaaaataatcaacaACAGAAAAAGCAGAGTAGGTGTTttaacataaaaagaaaaaaacacttaattttacgagaatgaaaaatatataaaaaacacGGGGTTAATATGATggtttttgaaattgttttttgagTTCGTATAATGTCTCCTATGTCCGGTTGTAGAATATGTGTAATACATGGATATGTGTTATCATAACCAACCTAATCAGTCTTTTCACCAATTCAATATTCCaaactaaaccctaaaccctaaacccttcttgcacctccatatcttcttctgccatctttatacacaacatgaaaatacatttttgtccTTTTTGTGTCACCTCCATAAAATAgatttcggattatgtaattcgaaaactcatttaaaaaaagacttccagattacataatccaaaagttaAATAAgatttccggattatgtaatccggagaataatcatgcatctgaaaaatgGCTTCCGGATTAGATAATCCggtagctaattacaaatttgaaaaatgactaccggattacgtaatccagaatattataaaggggcatttt encodes:
- the LOC137808293 gene encoding nicotinate phosphoribosyltransferase 2-like encodes the protein MEAKENGASKKPSSGGIAGPTNPMVTPLLTDLYQFTMAYAYWKAGKHQERAVFDLYFRKNPFGGEYTVFAGLEECIRFIANFKLTEEEIDFVRQSLSSSCEDGFFDYLRGVDCSDVEVYAIPEGTVVFPKVPLMRVEGPIAVVQLLETPFVNLINYASLVSTNAARHRHVAGKSKTLLEFGLRRAQGPDGGVGASKYCYIGGFDATSNVAAGKLFGIPLRGTHSHAFVSSYMNLDEITDKSLRRKDGSSTCDDFVIVVQTWLSKIQLSNGVFGETNQSELAAFTSYALAFPDNFLALVDTYDVMRSGVPNFCAVALALNDLGYKAVGIRLDSGDLAYLSCEVRKFFCSIEKEFGVPEFGKLAITASNDLNEETLDALNKQGHEVDAFGIGTYLVTCYAQAALGVVFKLVEINNQPRIKLSEDVSKVSIPCKKRCYRLYGKEGYPLVDIMTGENEPPPKVGERILCRHPFQESKRAYVVPQQVEELLRCYWPGSSDKKKDTLPALRDIREGCIKQLEIMRPDHMRRLNPTPYKVSVSAKLYDFIHFLWLNEAPVGELQ